In the genome of Mucilaginibacter defluvii, one region contains:
- a CDS encoding DUF423 domain-containing protein: MNKQIIFTAAIFGAVAVVLGAFGAHGLRALITERQLEVWQTGVQYNFYHVFALLFLSTFTRFKIKLIAAAYYLFTLGIVLFSGSLYLLSCRELLGWGWLGILGPITPVGGLLFIAGWICLAIAALRHR; encoded by the coding sequence ATGAATAAACAAATCATTTTTACCGCGGCCATATTCGGGGCGGTAGCGGTAGTGTTAGGCGCTTTTGGCGCGCATGGTTTGCGGGCACTGATTACTGAAAGGCAGCTCGAAGTTTGGCAAACCGGCGTTCAATACAACTTTTATCATGTTTTCGCACTACTGTTTCTATCTACTTTTACACGTTTTAAAATCAAATTAATTGCGGCGGCATACTATTTATTTACGCTGGGTATTGTGTTATTCTCCGGGTCGCTGTACCTTTTATCGTGCCGCGAGCTGTTGGGCTGGGGCTGGTTAGGTATCTTGGGGCCAATTACACCGGTTGGTGGTTTGCTGTTTATTGCCGGCTGGATATGCCTGGCAATTGCGGCCTTACGTCACCGTTAA
- the priA gene encoding replication restart helicase PriA, which translates to MLEFAPSNTSDRKTLFIEVILPLAIAKNYTYRVPFEMNDAVAIGKRVVVQFGKSKLYTAIVAAIGTQAPEKYEAKYILEVLDEQPIVTPYQLQLWQWIAEYYMCNVGEVMNAALPAALKLASETKIVLNKDFLIDRATLHDKEFLIAEALDLQPELTVSDIAKLLGQKTVMPILKGMFEKNIINISEEVSDRYKPRKRTFITLNPVYHNQDNLRELFSILERAPKQADALLTYMKLARHQKAVSKNDIAEESGAGPAVIKALIEKEIFFAEEKSVSRLHYEQENDTGIFDLSELQQNALNDIQRQFEDKDTVLLYGVTSSGKTQIYVRLIEEMINSGRQVLYLLPEIALTTHIIERLRAYFGSNIGVYHSKFNDNERAEVWQKVLNGDYRVILGARSSVFLPFDDLGLIIVDEEHETSYKQFDPAPRYNARDVAIYLSAMYKGKVLLGSATPSFESYFNARVHKYGLTELVQRYGGVELPDIEVVSIAEETKQKTIQSHFTGVLMKDMRQAIENKEQVILFQNRRGYAPLLMCRTCAHTPKCINCDVSLTYHKSSGKLHCHYCGYKEDSPSICPACGSTHLEYKGFGTEKIEDDLSLLLPDARLARMDMDTTRSRNALQNILNNLEEKKIDILVGTQMVAKGLDFADVTVIGIINADSLLKFPDYRANERSYQLLSQVSGRAGRRGKRGKVVIQTYDTGHRVLRQVIENNYHDLYFTEMEERRSFKYPPYYRIINLDIKHKDPDALYNQSIYLANELRKQFGDRVIGPEAPLVSRIRNYYIKTIMLKFEKDGISINKAKAVIRDVIMQFQTTKLSKGGIVQPDVDPY; encoded by the coding sequence ATGCTGGAGTTCGCACCCTCAAATACATCCGACAGGAAAACGCTTTTTATCGAGGTTATTTTGCCATTGGCAATAGCCAAAAACTATACCTATCGTGTGCCTTTTGAAATGAATGATGCCGTTGCCATTGGCAAGCGGGTGGTAGTGCAATTTGGTAAAAGCAAACTGTACACCGCTATCGTTGCGGCTATCGGCACGCAGGCTCCTGAAAAATACGAGGCTAAATACATCCTTGAGGTGCTGGACGAACAGCCTATAGTAACCCCTTACCAACTTCAGCTTTGGCAATGGATAGCCGAGTATTACATGTGCAATGTAGGCGAGGTGATGAATGCCGCGCTACCCGCGGCTTTAAAACTGGCCAGCGAAACCAAGATAGTGCTAAACAAGGATTTCCTGATTGACCGGGCTACCTTGCACGATAAAGAGTTTCTGATTGCCGAGGCGCTCGACCTGCAGCCGGAGCTTACCGTAAGCGATATTGCCAAACTGCTGGGCCAAAAAACGGTAATGCCAATATTGAAAGGGATGTTTGAGAAGAACATCATCAATATATCCGAAGAGGTGAGCGACCGGTACAAGCCCCGCAAGCGTACCTTCATTACCCTTAACCCTGTTTATCATAACCAGGATAACCTGCGCGAGTTGTTCAGTATTTTGGAGCGTGCGCCTAAACAGGCCGATGCGTTGCTGACGTATATGAAACTGGCCCGGCATCAAAAGGCAGTATCAAAAAATGATATTGCTGAGGAGAGCGGCGCTGGTCCCGCGGTTATAAAGGCACTCATTGAAAAAGAAATATTTTTTGCTGAGGAAAAGAGCGTGAGCCGCCTGCATTACGAGCAGGAAAATGACACCGGCATATTTGACCTGAGTGAGCTGCAGCAAAATGCGTTAAATGATATACAGCGGCAATTTGAGGATAAAGATACCGTACTGCTATACGGCGTAACCTCATCGGGCAAAACGCAGATTTATGTGCGCCTGATAGAGGAGATGATAAACAGCGGCAGGCAAGTATTATATCTGCTACCGGAGATTGCGCTGACAACGCATATCATCGAACGTTTACGTGCATATTTTGGCAGCAATATCGGCGTATATCATTCCAAGTTTAATGATAACGAGCGCGCCGAGGTATGGCAGAAGGTGCTGAACGGCGATTACCGGGTGATACTTGGTGCGCGGTCATCCGTTTTTTTGCCGTTTGATGATCTGGGGCTGATCATAGTTGACGAGGAGCACGAAACATCGTACAAACAATTTGACCCGGCTCCCCGTTACAACGCCCGCGATGTGGCTATTTATCTTTCGGCTATGTACAAGGGCAAGGTATTGCTGGGTTCGGCAACGCCATCGTTCGAGAGTTATTTTAACGCCCGTGTACATAAATACGGCTTAACCGAATTAGTGCAGCGTTATGGCGGCGTTGAGCTGCCGGATATTGAGGTGGTAAGCATAGCCGAAGAAACCAAACAAAAAACCATCCAATCGCACTTTACCGGTGTGCTGATGAAGGATATGCGGCAGGCTATTGAAAACAAGGAGCAGGTGATCCTGTTCCAAAACCGGAGGGGCTACGCGCCCTTGCTCATGTGCCGTACCTGCGCCCATACACCTAAATGTATCAATTGCGATGTAAGTTTAACGTACCATAAAAGCAGCGGTAAACTGCATTGCCATTACTGTGGTTATAAGGAGGATTCGCCCAGTATATGCCCCGCCTGCGGGTCAACCCATTTGGAATACAAAGGCTTTGGTACCGAAAAGATTGAGGATGATTTGAGTTTGCTATTACCCGATGCTCGCCTTGCCCGAATGGATATGGACACCACACGATCGCGCAACGCGCTGCAAAATATACTCAACAATCTCGAGGAGAAAAAAATAGACATACTGGTGGGCACCCAAATGGTGGCTAAGGGGCTTGACTTTGCCGATGTTACCGTGATAGGTATTATTAACGCGGATAGCCTGCTCAAGTTTCCGGACTACCGGGCTAATGAGCGTAGTTATCAGCTGCTATCGCAGGTGAGCGGCAGGGCAGGGCGAAGGGGTAAACGCGGCAAGGTAGTGATACAAACTTATGACACCGGCCACCGGGTGTTAAGGCAGGTGATCGAAAATAATTACCACGACCTGTATTTTACCGAGATGGAAGAGCGGCGCAGTTTTAAATACCCGCCGTATTACCGCATCATCAACCTGGATATTAAGCATAAGGATCCGGATGCGTTATACAACCAGTCGATTTACCTGGCTAATGAGTTACGTAAGCAATTTGGCGATAGGGTGATTGGCCCTGAAGCGCCGCTGGTGAGCCGCATACGCAACTACTACATTAAAACCATTATGCTTAAGTTTGAAAAGGATGGCATCTCCATTAACAAAGCCAAGGCCGTTATACGCGATGTGATTATGCAGTTTCAAACCACCAAGCTGAGCAAGGGCGGCATTGTACAGCCTGACGTTGACCCGTATTAA
- the tsaB gene encoding tRNA (adenosine(37)-N6)-threonylcarbamoyltransferase complex dimerization subunit type 1 TsaB produces the protein MNTILQIETATTACSVALAVNGNVVASKTINQRNIHAEVITLYIDELLKEAGVEYTMLDAIAVSAGPGSYTGLRIGISTAKGLCFALDKPLIAIGTLEAMAKGFIASGAGQIDDNTLLCPMIDARRMEVYTALFTANGERVTETSAEIIDTNSYADRLANGKIIFFGDGAPKFEEVLTHQNAVIVPGFVNSAEHLAQPALQKLQAAAFEDVAYYEPFYLKDFIAGKKAL, from the coding sequence ATGAACACCATACTGCAAATTGAAACCGCTACCACCGCCTGTTCAGTCGCCCTGGCTGTAAATGGTAATGTTGTAGCCTCCAAAACCATTAATCAACGTAATATTCACGCCGAGGTAATTACCCTGTATATTGATGAACTACTTAAAGAAGCTGGTGTTGAATACACAATGCTTGATGCTATAGCGGTTAGCGCCGGTCCAGGTTCGTACACAGGTCTGCGTATAGGTATATCAACCGCTAAAGGGCTTTGTTTTGCGTTGGATAAACCGCTGATCGCTATTGGAACGCTTGAAGCCATGGCTAAGGGTTTCATCGCTTCAGGCGCGGGGCAGATTGATGATAATACCTTGCTGTGCCCCATGATTGATGCCCGTCGTATGGAAGTTTATACTGCCTTATTTACCGCCAATGGCGAACGCGTTACCGAAACATCAGCCGAAATAATTGATACAAACAGTTATGCCGATCGCTTAGCCAACGGAAAGATCATATTTTTTGGCGATGGTGCTCCAAAGTTTGAGGAAGTGTTAACTCATCAAAACGCCGTTATTGTGCCAGGTTTTGTTAACTCGGCCGAGCATCTTGCCCAGCCGGCCTTGCAAAAACTACAGGCCGCCGCGTTTGAGGATGTAGCTTATTATGAACCTTTTTATCTGAAAGACTTTATAGCCGGTAAAAAAGCGCTATAG
- the yidD gene encoding membrane protein insertion efficiency factor YidD — MKWLINFLKAITGAFFIALIRIYQYFLSPLFGAACRYTPSCSQYGIQAVKKHGAFKGGWLTLKRIARCNPWGGHGHDPVPD; from the coding sequence ATGAAATGGCTAATAAATTTTCTTAAAGCCATAACAGGTGCATTCTTCATAGCGCTTATCCGTATTTACCAGTATTTTCTTTCGCCTTTATTTGGCGCGGCTTGCCGCTATACGCCGTCGTGCTCGCAATATGGCATCCAAGCGGTAAAAAAACATGGCGCTTTTAAGGGTGGATGGTTAACTTTGAAGCGCATTGCACGCTGCAATCCCTGGGGCGGCCATGGGCACGACCCGGTACCTGATTGA
- a CDS encoding protein-L-isoaspartate(D-aspartate) O-methyltransferase, which translates to MAYKSIDNYREKGARKRLIELLRKKGIEDENVLNAMWEVPRHFFFDETFWNQAYKDIAFPIGEGQTISQPYTVAYQSQLLHINKGDKVLEIGTGSGYQTCILLKLGAKVYTIERQQALYERTVDGLTRLGYKPHFFLGDGSKGIPGHAPYDKIIVTAGAPTVPDVLLQQLKIGGILVIPVGDENSQQMVTILKVGEHDYEKVVLDTFRFVPLVGDKAW; encoded by the coding sequence ATGGCCTACAAAAGTATTGATAACTATCGTGAAAAAGGAGCGCGCAAGCGGCTGATAGAACTATTGAGAAAGAAGGGCATTGAAGATGAAAACGTATTAAATGCCATGTGGGAAGTTCCGCGGCATTTCTTTTTTGATGAAACTTTCTGGAACCAGGCATACAAGGATATCGCTTTCCCGATAGGTGAGGGGCAAACCATATCTCAGCCATACACCGTAGCTTACCAAAGCCAGCTGTTGCATATTAATAAAGGCGATAAAGTGTTGGAGATAGGCACCGGAAGCGGTTATCAAACCTGTATATTATTAAAGCTTGGCGCAAAGGTTTATACCATTGAACGCCAGCAGGCCCTGTACGAACGCACGGTTGACGGCCTTACCCGTTTAGGATACAAACCTCATTTTTTTTTAGGCGATGGTTCAAAGGGCATACCCGGGCATGCGCCGTATGATAAAATCATTGTTACTGCAGGCGCGCCCACCGTGCCCGATGTTTTGCTGCAGCAACTCAAAATAGGCGGTATTTTAGTGATCCCTGTAGGAGATGAAAACTCCCAGCAAATGGTAACCATACTAAAAGTTGGCGAGCACGATTACGAAAAAGTAGTGTTAGACACCTTTAGGTTTGTACCGCTGGTAGGGGATAAGGCGTGGTAG
- a CDS encoding DUF5723 family protein, whose translation MKKFLLLFLLLIPSMFAAAQQFSQYNTGTLFDSFENPSQRSFIRDSSYNMASNFLIPNFGGYAFLTGNAQRSVQTRLFDERYDNSQLKVGEGKLNHVIGNTGVYLLMFKWYAGMQGDKEMGISFKTKGEANGTITDESIALFNGSANFQNQAYNQILNSKGYYQTYHQIGFSYREKLSKRAAFGFKVNFLMGLQYQEILINNSSIAFDKAADRAELALDGLYYASENAGRFKASTFAPNFRNPGASVSIGGSYKNEGGYIWQGNVKDLGFIHWSGKSNTYRVLGSTTLTDLSRPWREDTVRNQLSNLLKSGYMSTGSFITPTDGVAEASVAKKYFFNYDRTFGLMPTLIVQKQLFYPGITGALVNHLQYNNLTITATASYNDLRLFNFGGQFMYKSPNFEFYLGSERLLPTGRMVLQRFGNNSAYTGADVFLGFSLKFGRPVESPLNASYIPMGEEKGFFGRFFDKIFGKRKGGGEL comes from the coding sequence ATGAAGAAATTTTTACTACTGTTTTTGCTGTTAATCCCCTCTATGTTTGCAGCGGCGCAGCAGTTTTCGCAATACAATACCGGGACGCTGTTCGACTCTTTTGAAAACCCTTCGCAACGGTCATTCATCCGCGATTCGAGCTATAATATGGCATCGAACTTTTTGATACCTAATTTTGGCGGATACGCTTTCTTAACCGGTAATGCCCAACGCTCTGTACAAACCCGCCTGTTTGATGAGCGGTATGATAACTCCCAGCTAAAAGTAGGTGAAGGGAAACTGAACCACGTAATTGGCAACACCGGCGTTTACCTGTTGATGTTTAAGTGGTATGCCGGGATGCAGGGCGATAAGGAAATGGGCATATCCTTTAAAACCAAAGGTGAGGCCAACGGCACCATTACCGATGAAAGCATAGCGCTATTTAACGGATCGGCCAACTTTCAAAACCAGGCATACAATCAGATATTGAATAGTAAGGGCTACTACCAAACGTACCACCAGATAGGCTTTTCGTATCGCGAAAAATTAAGCAAACGGGCGGCTTTTGGCTTTAAGGTGAATTTTTTGATGGGTTTGCAGTACCAGGAAATATTGATCAATAACTCGAGCATTGCCTTTGATAAAGCCGCAGACCGCGCAGAACTTGCCTTAGATGGTTTGTATTATGCCAGTGAAAATGCCGGGCGTTTTAAAGCCAGCACTTTCGCGCCTAATTTCCGCAACCCGGGGGCATCGGTATCTATCGGTGGTTCTTATAAAAACGAGGGAGGATATATATGGCAGGGTAACGTAAAAGATCTGGGATTTATTCACTGGAGCGGTAAATCAAACACTTACCGGGTTTTAGGCTCAACCACGTTAACTGATCTTTCACGGCCTTGGCGGGAAGATACCGTGCGCAACCAGTTATCAAACCTGCTTAAGTCGGGGTATATGAGCACGGGCTCATTTATTACCCCTACCGACGGCGTAGCCGAGGCAAGCGTAGCCAAAAAATACTTCTTTAATTACGACCGTACCTTTGGTTTGATGCCCACACTAATTGTGCAAAAGCAGCTTTTTTATCCGGGGATTACCGGCGCGCTGGTTAACCACCTTCAGTATAATAACCTTACCATTACAGCAACGGCATCATACAATGATTTGCGCTTGTTTAACTTTGGCGGCCAATTTATGTACAAATCGCCCAATTTTGAGTTTTACCTCGGATCGGAAAGATTACTGCCTACCGGCCGAATGGTATTACAACGATTTGGCAACAACTCAGCCTATACAGGTGCCGATGTATTTCTGGGTTTCTCGTTGAAATTTGGCAGGCCGGTTGAAAGTCCGCTTAATGCCAGCTATATCCCGATGGGTGAAGAAAAAGGATTTTTCGGCCGCTTTTTCGACAAGATATTTGGCAAGCGCAAAGGCGGCGGCGAACTATAG
- the smpB gene encoding SsrA-binding protein SmpB, producing MSQDKIYIKNKKAYFEYHVLDKYVAGIQLLGTEIKSIRQGKANINDAFCSFINGQLYVRNLHISEYSFGSFYNHEAKRDRVLLLNKKELKKLLTKGEERGFTIIPLALFISERGFAKLEIALAQGKKDFDKRETMKERDSKRELDRVMKS from the coding sequence ATGAGCCAGGATAAGATCTACATAAAAAACAAAAAAGCCTACTTTGAATACCACGTACTGGATAAGTATGTGGCCGGTATTCAACTGCTGGGTACCGAAATAAAATCAATACGCCAGGGTAAGGCCAATATTAACGATGCCTTTTGCAGCTTTATAAACGGACAGCTTTATGTGCGCAATTTGCATATTTCAGAGTATTCGTTCGGCTCATTCTACAACCACGAGGCCAAGCGCGACCGCGTGCTGCTGCTCAACAAAAAGGAATTAAAAAAGCTACTTACCAAGGGTGAAGAGCGGGGTTTTACCATTATTCCGCTGGCATTATTTATCAGTGAACGGGGCTTTGCCAAGCTGGAAATAGCCCTGGCACAGGGTAAAAAAGACTTTGACAAGCGCGAAACCATGAAAGAACGCGACAGCAAACGCGAACTGGACAGGGTGATGAAAAGTTAA